In the Pithys albifrons albifrons isolate INPA30051 chromosome 3, PitAlb_v1, whole genome shotgun sequence genome, one interval contains:
- the AMIGO2 gene encoding amphoterin-induced protein 2: protein MSLNWWTIPTQLGVFNVNCKRLACLLVFTVSICGSAPGMCPTACICASDIISCTNKNLTRVPGNLYKCMKRLDLSYNRIGLLEPEWVPVLFEKLNTLIVNHNSISSIITGSFSTTPNLKYLDLSSNSLKTLGSPVFQELKALEVLLLFNNQITQIDSLAFGGLYNLQKLYLSYNSLSHFPLDLYVGKHKLTDLVLLDISFNHIQSVPIQRLSSAPAKQLSGIYLHGNPFYCDCVLYSMLIFWYQRHFSSVVDFKNEYSCLLQTDPRGHNILPLLHDNFLNCSESTVNSSFQAFGFIHDAQVGDRLIVHCDSRISDAGTHFVWISPDNRLLEPDRETSNFKVFPNGSLEITDAQLENSGLYSCIAINKKRLLNETIEVRINVSNFTVNRSHAHEAFNTAFTTLAACVASIILVLLYLYLTPCPCQCKTKKKKRKLNQSSAHSSILNSTMPQELPADEKKASTGKRVAFLEPVHESKHSQNGKVKLFPNDSVITESILKTTRTKSDSDSVNSVFSDTPFMPPT, encoded by the coding sequence ATGTCTTTAAACTGGTGGACAATTCCAACTCAACTTGGAGTTTTTAACGTGAACTGCAAAAGACTCGCGTGCCTCTTGGTCTTCACAGTGAGCATTTGTGGCAGTGCCCCAGGGATGTGTCCAACAGCCTGCATCTGTGCCAGTGATATTATAAGCTGCACTAATAAGAACCTCACTCGAGTGCCAGGAAATCTTTACAAATGTATGAAAAGGCTGGATCTGAGTTATAATAGAATTGGGCTTTTGGAGCCTGAATGGGTCCCAGTGTTATTTGAGAAACTGAACACTTTAATAGTCAATCATAATAGCATTAGCAGCATTATCACTGGAAGCTTTTCCACAACTCCGAATCTGAAGTACCTAGACTTGTCATCCAACAGCCTGAAGACACTGGGCAGCCCTGTGTTTCAGGAGCTGAAGGCACTGGAGGTTCTCCTGCTGTTCAACAATCAGATAACACAGATTGACTCTTTAGCATTTGGAGGATTGTACAATTTACAGAAGCTGTACTTAAGTTACAACTCACTCTCGCATTTCCCACTGGACTTATATGTTGGAAAACATAAGCTGACAGACCTTGTGTTGCTGGACATTTCCTTTAATCACATCCAGTCGGTGCCTATTCAGCGCCTGAGTTCAGCACCGGCTAAACAACTTAGTGGAATTTATCTTCATGGCAACCCATTTTATTGTGACTGTGTCCTGTACTCCATGCTAATCTTCTGGTATCAAAGGCACTTCAGCTCAGTGGTGGACTTCAAAAATGAGTACAGCTGTTTGTTGCAAACAGACCCAAGGGGTCACAATATACTGCCTTTACTGCACGACAACTTTCTGAATTGCTCTGAAAGCACTGTCAACAGCTCTTTCCAAGCCTTTGGGTTTATTCACGATGCCCAAGTTGGTGACAGGCTGATTGTACACTGTGACAGCAGAATCAGTGATGCAGGCACACACTTTGTTTGGATTAGTCCAGACAATAGATTGCTGGAGCCAGATAGGGAGACCAGTAATTTCAAGGTGTTTCCTAATGGCAGCCTGGAGATAACAGATGCCCAGCTGGAGAACTCAGGGTTGTATTCCTGCATCGCAATAAATAAGAAAAGACTATTAAATGAAACCATAGAGGTTAGAATAAATGTTAGCAATTTCACAGTGAACAGGTCCCATGCGCATGAAGCATTTAATACAGCTTTTACCACCCTTGCTGCCTGTGTGGCCAGTATTATTTTAGTATTGCTGTATCTCTATCTGACCCCCTGCCCGTGTCAGTGTAAgacaaaaaagaagaagaggaagctGAACCAAAGCAGTGCCCACTCATCCATACTGAATTCCACAATGCCGCAAGAGCTGCCAGCTGACGAGAAGAAGGCTAGCACTGGTAAACGGGTGGCTTTCCTGGAACCCGTGCATGAATCTAAACACAGTCAGAATGGGAAAGTAAAACTGTTTCCTAATGACAGCGTCATTACTGAGAGTATCTTAAAAACTACTCGAACAAAATCCGACTCTGATTCTGTCAACTCTGTGTTCTCAGATACACCTTTCATGCCACCGACTTAG